The following proteins are co-located in the Neomonachus schauinslandi chromosome 8, ASM220157v2, whole genome shotgun sequence genome:
- the LOC110586772 gene encoding syntenin-1-like has translation MSLYPSLEYLKVDKVIQAQTAFSVNPAKPAILSEASAPISQDGNLYPKLYLELSQYMALSLNGEEIHANMTSVPGASVQGLLVQANSPASLVGLRFGDQVLQISGENCAGWSSNKAHKVLKQGFGEKITMTVCDRPFEWTITRHKNSTRHVGFIFKNGKITSIVKDSSAARNGLLTEHNICEVNGQNVIGLKDSKIADILSTSETVVTITIMPAFIFEHIIKWMAPSIMKSLIDHTIPEV, from the exons ATGTCTCTGTACCCATCTCTTGAATACCTGAAGGTAGACAAAGTTATTCAGGCTCAAACTGCCTTTTCTGTAAACCCTGCCAAGCCAGCAATTTTGTCTGAAGCTTCTGCTCCCATCTCTCAAGATGGAAATCTCTATCCTAAATTGTATCTGGAGCTCTCCCAGTACATGGCTCTGAGTTTAAATGGAGAAGAAATCCATGCAAATATGACCTCAGTCCCTGGAGCATCAGTTCAGGGGTTG CTGGTCCAGGCAAATTCTCCAGCCTCACTGGTTGGTCTGAGATTTGGGGACCAAGTACTCCAAATCAGTGGGGAAAACTGTGCAGGCTGGAGCTCTAATAAAGCACACAAGGTCCTCAAACAGGGTTTTGGAGAGAAGATTACTATGACTGTTTGTGACAGGCCCTTTGAATGGACAATTACCAGGCATAAGAATAGTACTAGACATGTTggctttatctttaaaaatggaaagataacatCCATAGTGAAAGATAGTTCTGCAGCCAGAAATGGTCTTCTCACAGAACATAACATCTGTGAAGTCAACGGGCAGAATGTCATTGGGCTGAAGGACTCTAAAATTGCCGACATACTGTCAACATCTGAGACTGTAGTTACTATTACAATCATGCCTGCTTTTATCTTTGAACATATTATTAAATGGATGGCACCTAGCATTATGAAAAGCCTGATAGATCACACCATTCCTGAGGTTTAA